A section of the Telopea speciosissima isolate NSW1024214 ecotype Mountain lineage chromosome 3, Tspe_v1, whole genome shotgun sequence genome encodes:
- the LOC122655660 gene encoding very-long-chain 3-oxoacyl-CoA reductase 1-like encodes MLLCFTMEQFNAQPIWVRLLSVLGFICLLKFSFTLLRWVYVSFFRPGKNLKKYGSWAVVTAPTDGIGKGFTFQLARKGLNLILVGRNPDKLKDVSDTIRAKFGNTQIKNVVVDFSGDLSQGIQQIQEAIEGLDVGILINNVGVSYPYARFFHELDEELLKNLVQINIEAITKVTQALLPGMLKRKKGAIVNIGSGAAIIIPSDPLYAVYAATKAYVDQFSRCLYVEYKNSGIDVQCQVPLYVATKMASIKKSSFFVPSTDGYARAAVRWIGYEPRCTPYWPHSLLWGLLYFVPDSVFDYGRFSFNLKIRRRGQLKDARKKA; translated from the exons ATGTTGCTCTGTTTTACTATGGAGCAATTCAATGCTCAACCCATTTGGGTTCGTCTCCTCTCTGTTTTGGGTTTCATCTGTTTGTTGAAATTCTCCTTCACCCTTCTTCGGTGGGTTTACGTTTCTTTCTTCCGACCTGGTaagaatctcaagaaatatGGGTCGTGGGCGGTCGTGACGGCACCCACCGACGGTATTGGGAAGGGATTCACCTTTCAATTGGCGCGGAAGGGCCTCAATTTGATACTGGTGGGTCGCAATCCTGACAAGTTGAAGGATGTCTCGGACACTATCAGGGCTAAGTTTGGGAACACCCAGATCAAGAATGTGGTGGTTGATTTCTCTGGTGACCTTTCCCAGGGGATCCAACAGATTCAGGAAGCCATCGAAGGACTGGATGTTGGCATTCTGATAAACAACGTTGGCGTTTCCTACCCCTATGCGAGGTTCTTCCATGAACTCGATGAAGAGCTCTTAAAGAATCTGGTTCAGATCAACATTGAAGCCATCACCAAGGTTACGCAGGCACTACTACCGGGTATGcttaagaggaagaagggcgcaatCGTCAATATAGGCTCGGGTGCTGCCATTATCATACCTTCCGATCCTCTTTATGCTGTTTATGCGGCCACGAAAGc GTATGTCGATCAGTTCTCGAGATGCCTTTATGTGGAGTACAAGAATAGTGGAATTGATGTGCAGTGTCAG GTACCCTTATATGTGGCGACGAAGATGGCATCCATTAAGAAATCTTCCTTCTTCGTACCATCCACAGATGGTTACGCTCGCGCTGCTGTGCGCTGGATAGGCTATGAACCACGTTGCACTCCATATTGGCCACATTCTTTACTATGGGGTTTACTCTACTTTGTGCCAGATTCTGTTTTCGACTATGGGCGATTTTCATTCAACCTTAAGATTCGGAGGAGGGGACAGCTTAAGGATGCAAGGAAGAAGGCATGA
- the LOC122655657 gene encoding uncharacterized protein LOC122655657: MAKAASDDGSGHADTGAYTVFLDSNLDTHLAMNVSVQDTVRDLKDKIMIDHPCHFPNIGEIIVNALKVKHKGCFYHLSDSVSVKSVFNGSMKMSFLQFDASHQGERKENTYHLKPGASYLPSHVFTRDGPLAETNTLRLVRPSKDVSILDVPPVPQVGSRQPRDIFPHSSDDKEKLKNANSERLSTRLLKDDRLFPQNSSNDKQKPKNADSEGLSIRLPKDDPFLSLGNKKKRKKKKKPSSPYDQVDYDIPSGYNVWEEPSEVALENSHGDLRGEIDAALAPEQTNVADHFVGFDMGKPGTSKMDRRDTSDYIEATRGRKSKSSKKHQAASVEGLNLPVAAEPGNLTKDGKTLVYDTVCCDNNNVDDVRGETSEVALENSHRNLGEEFDAALAPEQTDAGDPFVDIDRHKPGISKIERTDTSDHIEASRGRISKRSRKHQAVCVEGLDLPRVAELGNLTKDNTTLVSENVCCDNNVGDDVSKKTSEVALENNLANLGGEFDAALAPEQTDAAGPFVDVKFKPVTSNMERRDTSDHVEASEGRKSKRSKKHQAASVEGLNLPVVVESGNAKDSTILAHENFCHDINDGDDDKTGVIEKEEKALLQDECPKPMPSEAPTSKLKSMGLRKTEMDSKDVVISSKLLQSSAIARTGDPGDKRRKKSKKSRDSDQPSSVGIEDANGVRGAIPLNPELDKAFFSDHPSEKHDTLFQNEKAKVSKVGTVNTPLTDLDKEPDDACQNEVNFVPPIQVNKIQEAEGGSVYKLKRKSRKTESSAKNLPDPMAGKQDVSTEDPALSSDEKKGKNIRSQNAKKTRLGKKGPTNPLADSMSEAEKDIGSKVNCSKPCSIPGTNEPSEVPSDIFVCNIDRPPHEADISDDKGNDKGDNHMKVLKFESDKISCTKNFEPSQRKHEVAPVKDLVAKDVQIERSDKELPSNKKTKKHPKFESDKICHIKIFEPSQRRHEVAPGIDLGAKDVQIARSDKELPSNKKRSKHNVHSLGTSPGLQKSFNSHDSQEFKEKPRNDSFDTVKLQEPISKTKKGEPMPNTPNRKTSTTAGDRVKDSTSCYHENCDSIPREASKTKIVDASGTNSPVHSSMVQFPFRAGDNAFEKESSVDWDASGSSWESRDVGVLKNIQGRKLKSRSKYNPVTAGKASSKKTGEVFNNFIPEKRLFATSGTIFKDSSSDSSEDEGEINNSDTSTKSPSDGSSPSSSDYLERTNHSPQNGNIYLYE; encoded by the exons ATGGCGAAAGCGGCGAGTGATGATGGTTCAGGACATGCTGATACTGGTGCTTACACTGTGTTTTTGGACAGCAATCTTGATACCCATCTCGCCATGAACGTATCTGTTCAGGATACCGTCCGCGACCTCAAAG ATAAAATAATGATTGACCACCCTTGTCACTTTCCCAACATTGGCGAGATTATTGTCAATGCTTTAAAG GTAAAACACAAAGGGTGCTTTTATCATCTATCAGATTCTGTGTCTGTTAAAAGTGTTTTCAATGGGTCTATGAAGATGTCGTTTTTGCAATTTGATGCTTCTCACCAAGGTGAGCGCAAGGAAAATACATATCACTTGAAGCCTGGGGCTAGTTACCTGCCAAGCCATGTATTTACCAGGGATGGCCCTTTGGCTGAAACAAATACTCTTCGACTTGTTCGTCCTTCTAAAGATGTGTCGATTTTAGATGTTCCTCCAGTTCCTCAAGTTGGAAGCAGGCAACCAAGGGATATATTTCCTCACTCATCAGATGACAAAGAGAAACTTAAAAATGCTAATTCGGAGAGGTTATCTACTAGACTTCTTAAGGATGATCGTTTGTTTCCTCAGAACTCATCAAATGACAAACAGAAACCTAAAAATGCTGATTCAGAGGGGTTATCTATTAGACTTCCTAAAGATGACCCTTTTCTTAGTTTAGGcaataagaagaaaaggaaaaagaagaagaaaccatcaAGTCCCTATGATCAAGTAGACTATGATATCCCTTCGGGTTATAATGTATGGGAAGAGCCTTCAGAGGTAGCCTTGGAAAACAGCCATGGAGATTTGAGGGGAGAGATTGATGCAGCATTGGCTCCTGAACAAACTAATGTTGCTGATCACTTTGTTGGTTTTGATATGGGTAAACCTGGTACTAGCAAGATGGACAGAAGGGATACCTCTGACTACATAGAGGCAACCAGaggaagaaaatcaaaaagtTCAAAGAAACATCAGGCTGCCAGTGTGGAAGGACTTAATCTGCCTGTGGCTGCTGAGCCTGGTAACCTCACAAAGGATGGCAAAACTTTGGTGTATGATACTGTTTGCTGTGACAACAATAATGTTGATGATGTAAGGGGAGAGACTTCTGAGGTAGCTTTGGAAAACAGCCATAGAAATTTGGGGGAAGAGTTTGATGCGGCATTGGCTCCTGAGCAAACTGATGCTGGTGATCCTTTTGTTGATATTGATAGGCATAAGCCTGGTATTAGCAAAATAGAGAGAACGGATACCTCTGACCACATAGAGGCATCCAGGGGAAGGATATCGAAAAGGTCAAGGAAACACCAGGCTGTCTGTGTGGAAGGACTTGATCTGCCTAGGGTTGCTGAGCTTGGAAATCTCACAAAGGATAACACAACTTTGGTATCTGAGAATGTTTGCTGTGACAACAATGTTGGTGATGATGTAAGCAAAAAGACTTCTGAGGTAGCTTTGGAAAACAATCTTGCAAATTTAGGGGGAGAGTTTGATGCAGCATTGGCTCCTGAGCAAACTGATGCTGCTGGTCCTTTTGTTGATGTTAAATTTAAACCTGTGACTAGCAATATGGAGAGAAGGGATACTTCTGACCATGTAGAGGCATCTGAAGGAAGGAAATCGAAAAGGTCAAAGAAACATCAGGCTGCCAGTGTGGAAGGACTTAATCTACCCGTGGTTGTTGAGTCTGGTAACGCTAAGGATAGCACAATTTTGGCACATGAGAATTTTTGCCATGACATTAAcgatggtgatgatgacaaGACTGGTGTAattgagaaggaagaaaaggcaCTGTTACAGGATGAATGTCCTAAACCAATGCCATCAGAAGCACCCACTTCTAAGCTCAAGTCTATGGGTCTACGTAAAACAGAGATGGACTCTAAGGATGTGGTTATTTCTTCCAAGTTGTTGCAGTCCTCAGCCATAGCAAGAACTGGGGATCCTGgtgataaaagaagaaagaagtcaAAGAAATCCAGGGATTCTGATCAACCTTCCTCCGTAGGCATAGAAGATGCTAATGGTGTTCGAGGTGCCATTCCTTTAAATCCTGAGCTCGACAAAGCTTTTTTTAGTGATCATCCAAGTGAAAAGCATGACACTCTGTTTCAAAATGAAAAAGCGAAGGTATCAAAAGTGGGAACTGTAAATACTCCATTAACAGATCTTGACAAGGAACCTGATGATGCATGTCAAAATGAGGTAAACTTTGTGCCTCCAATTCAAGTCAACAAAATCCAAGAGGCTGAAGGAGGTAGtgtttataaattaaaaaggaagTCAAGAAAGACTGAAAGTTCTGCCAAGAATCTCCCAGATCCAATGGCAGGAAAGCAAGATGTCAGCACTGAAGATCCTGCACTTTCATCtgatgaaaagaaagggaaaaacatCCGGTCTCAAAATGCAAAGAAAACAAGGTTGGGGAAAAAAGGTCCTACAAACCCATTAGCTGATTCAATGTCAGAAGCTGAGAAAGATATTGGGAGTAAGGTAAATTGTTCCAAGCCATGTTCAATCCCTGGGACCAATGAACCTTCTGAAGTTCCATCAGATATTTTTGTGTGCAACATAGATAGACCACCTCATGAGGCTGACATTAGTGATGATAAAGGTAACGACAAAGGTGACAACCACATGAAAGTGCTGAAGTTTGAAAGTGATAAGATCAGCTGCACTAAAAACTTTGAGCCTAGTCAGAGGAAACATGAAGTTGCCCCTGTTAAAGACCTTGTTGCCAAGGATGTTCAAATTGAGAGGTCAGATAAAGAGCTGCCATccaataagaaaacaaaaaagcatcCGAAGTTTGAAAGTGATAAGATCTGCCACATTAAGATCTTTGAGCCTAGTCAGAGGCGACATGAAGTTGCTCCTGGTATAGACCTTGGTGCCAAGGATGTTCAAATTGCAAGGTCAGATAAAGAGCTGCCATCCAATAAGAAAAGAAGCAAGCATAATGTGCATTCCTTAGGTACCTCACCTGGTTTACAGAAGTCCTTCAACTCACATGACAGCCAGGAATTCAAAGAGAAGCCTCGGAATGATTCCTTTGATACAGTAAAACTTCAAGAACCAATATCAAAGACCAAAAAGGGTGAACCCATGCCCAACACTCCCAACAGAAAGACTTCTACAACTGCTGGAGATAGGGTGAAAGATTCAACTTCTTGTTACCATGAAAATTGTGATTCAATTCCTCGTGAAGCCTCAAAAACCAAAATTGTTGATGCTTCTGGGACCAATAGTCCTGTACATTCATCTATGGTCCAATTTCCCTTCAGAGCTGGTGATAATGCTTTTGAGAAAGAAAGTAGTGTAGATTGGGATGCATCAGGCTCCAGCTGGGAAAGCCGTGATGTAGGAGTTCTCAAAAACATACAAGGCAGAAAGCTTAAGTCACGGTCCAAATACAATCCTGTGACAGCAGGAAAAGCTTCAAGTAAGAAAACGGGTGAAGTCTTTAACAATTTTATTCCTGAGAAGAGGTTGTTTGCTACTTCAGGTACAATATTTAAGGATAGTAGTAGTGACagttctgaagatgaaggtgaaATAAACAATTCAGATACCAGCACCAAAAGCCCTTCGGATGGTTCATCCCCTTCATCATCTGACTACTTGGAAAGAACAAATCACTCACCGCAAAATGgtaacatatatttatatgaATAA